AATGTATCTAGGTGTTCAGCATTACTATTTGCTGCATCTGGCAACGCAAAGCATAGGAAGCACAGCCTTTATGGTTTACCTGTTAGAGCCTTCACCACCTCTATGAGTACGTCTTGTAGCACTCTGCCTCTCCTTATGGTATGCATAAATCAATGGCCTTTCACCTCTTCAGATCTACTAAGTTTGTTTCCCACTTAAAGCCACTGCAAGTAACAGCAGAAAGGCTAGAATCTTCTGTTCCCTTGGATCTCTCAGACAGAATTTCCCTGACCATCCTTTCTGAAGTAAACGCTCACCAATACTCCTTAAATTTGCCTTATTTTGCCATGATTTAAGATTTAAGTAGGCTCAGTCCTATCAGCAACTTATTATATCATTCACTTTGAGAATTTGCTTTCAAAGTTTTGCCTGCATTGTCTGCATTTGCTCATTTCAGATTATAAGATTCATGACACTAGGAACCTTGTCTGTCCTGTTCACTGCTCCATCCCCCATGCACATAACAGTGCTGAACATACAATTGAGTCTGAAAGTTTGATGTATGAAGGAATTTAATAACTGACCAACTAAATGCAATCAaggattatataaaaataattctttcttATTCTGAAGTGATTTTAGAATTGTCAAAAGTTGCAAGAATATATAGCATATACTCTTATACCATTTAATCAACTATTTCTATGTTAGCATCTTCCAAGACCAAGCATAAATTAAGAAATTAGCCTGGTGCAATATTCTTAAGTAATCTATACACATTATTTGAATTCTGTATTTTTCCAcgaatttctatttttctattccaGTATCCAATGCAAGATCCCACCTGGCTTTTGGTTGTCATACCTTTAGCCTCCATCAATTAGTGACAGTTTGTCAGTCTTTAACTTTTATGGCATTAACAATTTCAAAGAGTTAAAAGTTTTGTAGTATGTTCTTCTATTTTGTCATGTCTGTTTTCTCATAACAATGTTGAGGTTATGCATTTTGGGCAAAATGCCAAAAGAGACGTATCTATTAACAATGTTGTAACAGTGGATAGACAATGTCAGTAAATCTTTGACAGTCTCTGAAATAGATTAAGTTCAACTTACTAACAGAATAAATACTTCTACTTCTGTTATAATCATAGTTCATGGATTTAAACTACAGGGACTGTATCATGGTTTTTGTTCATTTAcaacatcatatatatatatatatacacacacatacatatatatatacacagagacataaatacatatatatatatacacagtataAATGGAAGCGAACAATACTGATccacaaaattaataaaataaactaatCACTCAAGTATTTACAACTGAACCCTGCCACATCATCTCTATGTCTTCCACGTATCTTCTACCATGTTTCTCCATAAATTTTCCACTGTCCTTTTCCACTTTGAAGCCACACTTTTATTCCCAACGCTGCATATATGCAGATAGAAGGAGGATATTATTGAATGAAACTAAGATTTTCACCAAGAAAACTCTACATGAGTTGTATGGTCACATGGCAGCTAGAATATAGTTTAAATTTGGAATCTAGAATAAACAAGCCACCAAACTAGGAGAAGACTCTCTCATTAAAGGCACATGATCTCATGACACACAACAGAGTTGTCTTGGCTTGGATATATTGCTTTTGAAGAATTCCTGAGATGGTCTTCATGCTAATGAGTTTAAAATGAGTCCAACAGTGACTTAGGTTTGCCCCACATACCATTCCATTGATATATAAGGCCCTGGGCAGACTATAAATTTAAGACTCTAGAAACTGACTCTGACTTCAACTGAGCCTCCTTATCCTCACATCATGAGCTTCTACAACAACTACTACGGGGGCCTGGGCTATGGCTATGGTGGCCTGGGATGTGGCTATGGATGTGGCTACGGTGGCTATGGCTATGCCTGCTACCGCCCATGCTGCTATGGAAGATACTGGTCTTCTGGCTTCTACTGAGAAGTTCTAGATGCTCATCTGTTCACGATGTTCTCTGATGAGACACCATGTGTACCCCCTGCATTAATCCATAATAAGGATGTTCATGTCTGTTCAGTAATGACTACTGAAGCTTAGACTACCATGCAACAGCAGACCTTTTTTGATGGAATTGCCCGAGTGTCCAACCacttagaaaaatattcattAGATCTATGTTACTAATTGAATACAATCTTAACCATTTCCATTTGGGAAACTGTCTAAATTGATTTTTCATTAAAGATACTTCGTTTTTCACATCTATAATATTTTCATGCATATTTATTCATGTAGATTTCTTgtgattgtatgtgtgtgtgtgagttgtgTGTGAGATGGCTGGTCTTTCACTCTCTATAATTGACAATTTATACGTGTGGATGAAAAGTTATATTCAACCAGtgattttctgtttgtgttttctGTGAGCATATACAAGGTCTACTACTGTCTGCCTCAGTCTCAAGAAGGCTTATCTTTGAAATCTCCAAACTTTGATTAAGGACATCAGCAAGATGTTACCTTTCTTCTCACCATGTAATGctattttttattatctcatCCTTTCCTGTTACTTGGTATTTGAATATGCCTCTGGGAGGATATAATTTTTCCTTCTCAATTTTATATTACTGCCTGTTCCCTTCCTCATTGACAATATGCACTTGAATCCATCTCATGCATTGTAGCTGCACAGGGGGCTTTTTGTCATTCTCACATTGTCACAGGAAGCTACAGAATCAAGGCcattttcagtgaaattttcaagGGTCAGTCTCTGCTTGTCTTTTGGAAAGAGATCTGTTATACTTCATAACAAGGCAGTGGCTCTGGTAGACTAAAATCATGCAAACATAAATCTGACGTAGAATATAGGCTGCAAATTGTATCTCTGATTCTGGTAGTCTGAGTAATGTTCAATAAAGCTGTTCATAGTAACTTTACTTATTTCACTCTATTTATTATCATTAACTATTAGTAATAATCTCAACGATGATAAAATAGAAATCAATAGTATCtgtgaatttttaataattaatgttAGAATTTAGAGTACCTAAGACTGAAAGTAAGTCCATACACAATTACTTTCTGAACAGGGGTCAGATTATGAGACAGGCCAAAATGCATGTTTTCTGGAAGGATCTATGGGGGATAATTATGTAGATGTCTTCCCTCATCAGTTGAAGACAGACTATACATGGGACTatgtatgatttcagttttttaaaattaattccttATTTCTGACCTAGCATATGATCTATCTTGGAGAACATTCTACACATGTACTTGAGAGAAATTTGTGTTCTCTTGTTGCTGGCTATTCACTAGACTGTGCTAGGCCTAGGTGGTTTATAGTGTTCTTCAACTATTTGTATTACAATTTTCTGTATAGTTGTTCTATCCATTATTCAAAGTGGAATATTGAAACCTACAACTTTTATTATTGCAATCTCTTTCCCTTTTCATTCtgtcaatttttttatttctgtataatgGAGCTCTGTTGCTAAGTACATATGAATTTAAAATCATTGTTTCTTCCTGATAGATTGCCACATTTATCATTACAATatattcttccttctttattgattttttttgtattacaATGTCTATTTAATGTGGTATTCTTATATCCACTCTAGCTTTCTAATGGTTACagtatgcaaataaataaattttttcaaaagaatttgattattgaaatatttttatgatgGCTGCTCTAAAATCTGTGTCAATAATTTGAATATTTGATTAACTTTGTGTTAATTGCAgttgattatttttctcattgggttttaattttcttatttcttagcaTGATAGTATGAGAGAAATGTTGTGTATTAAAGGCATCTTGGTTctacttaaatcttttttttatttttaaagcaggcAGCCACCATGCTTAAATTTAACACATGGTTCTTGTGAGCTATGATTCATAATTTTCGGAGTTGTTGCAGTGTTCTTTTGTTCTGTGTGGTTTATCCTGACCGCTAGTTGTCCCACTGGTCCCTGCCATTGCTGtctgaaagaacagaaagaattTCACCAGCCCATgtcctctatgtcttttgatggaGTAGTGGGATAGTGAGATTTCCCACCTGTCTCCCTCACTGCCAGGATGTCTCTTGGATGGGATAAGAGAGTCTTACATACAAAAAGATAGAGACTCCCTGAATTTGGACATAACTGCCTCTAAATAAcagataaaataaagaagaaatcacatggggcattgaaaaatattttagtaattaaTGAAGAAATGCAACTTAACAAATGTTGACTTATCAATAAAGAATTAGAGGTAAATTTATATCTTTAGTTATGTTAGAAAAAgaggacattttaaaaatcaatgctctaaactttcttaaaaatctataaaggaaaagaaatttaaatataaaataaaaagaacgaaggagaaataaagacatgaGTGGAATCAgttcaacagaaaaagaataaactatagGAATATCAATAATACTCGAAGAAGGTACTTTGAACAGATTAAactaaaaaaatctagaaaaatggataaagaatttTGAAGAGAGAATACAAATTATCAATCTGAGAAATAAAAGAAGCAGCACCTTTTAGATCCTATTGGCTCCAAAAATAAGTGGATATTAtgaagaatattttgcctataaatTCCACAAcataaattaaatggaaattttcttttaaatacacaAATTACCAACACTGATTCAAATAAATCAGAATAGCACTATAactgataaagaaaatgaatttataattaaaattacaaatgcaAAAAGAACAATATGGACTTAGAGGTCTTCAGTtgtaaattctattaaattttcatACACCATACTTATGCGTAATGGAAGGAAATGGCAGTAGGCTAGGAATTTAACCCCAATATTTTTCTCCAAAGCCATAACTGACAATAGATATATTATACTTCTGCATATTTTATTAATGTACTAAAAACTGAAACTAATTTTATGaagaatgcatatatatatatatatatcaagtaAACATAGAAACACACTAGTAATAATATACAATTTTAATATTCACTCtcacaaaaaaacaaatcaaaaagaaaaaataagtaaaaagaaaattttaaaatttaattaattagtttAATTAGTTTTCAAGGATGTATACTCACCTCTATAGTTAGTAGATAACAAACCTTCTTCTCAAGCTTTCATAGAAAGTACACAAAACTTGATCATATATTAGGTCAGAAAAATTATTGGTAGTGTTTAAATTGGTAGTATTTAAATACAGCTGAACACATTTTCTGTTATGCTTTAAAACTACAATTTGCTAACAAAATCAAAAGACTGAGAATCCTGTTCACCTGGAGAGTAAATCTTTGATTAAACAAGTCTCAgctgaaagagaaaacacaagaTGAGAttgtacaatttcaaataaataatgataatgataatagtaCTTAACAGAATCTGCAAGAAAAGTTGAAGCAGTAGAGAAAAATTCATAGCACTGAACACTTCTGTcagtgaaaatgaaagaaataacataaataaGTTAGTACCCCAGGTTAAAAAAACATTCATAAACAGCAGTGAAGTGGAAACCAAAGAAACGGCAAGGAAGGAAGTAATAAATAGACAAGCATAAATTAATAAAGTAGAAGCTATTAAAAGcaacagacttttaaaatgatTCAAAATGCTACTATTTCCGAAGTTTAACATTTATAAGTCACTTGCTAATTTAATCAATTTgaccataaacaaagaaaaagaagcatacacaaaataagaaataataaaaggaaaaaaatatggaagcaaaatgttttaaaatttatatgaatcAAATTTGCAGATCTTTAAGGTAATACATTTGGAAACCTAGATGCAGTGGATAATTTCATAAAGGAATACAGATTACCAAACTTGACACCAttacatttagaaaatataaacagattgATTTTCTTAGAAcaagcaacagcaacaaaaaactttagaaatacaacacaaaatattCCAGGTCCGGAATTTTtcagggaaattctaccaaatctTCGGATGTAGAATAATTCGATGTTCTATAGATGGTTCCCTATAACTGCAAATGAGGGAAACTTGTATTGCTATCAATGCATGTGGCGGGCAGATTATTAAGGTGCCTTCAAGATTTCTGCCTCTTGATATCAACACCCTAGTGATGCCCTCATCTAGAGTGTGGACAAGATACATTATTTACTTCTAACAACAGAATatgacaaaagtaataaaatacatgTGATTATGTGTATGTGATTCTGTTACATAAAATTGTATGGGATTATAACTCCCATTTTACTAGAGTAGCTTTGACTCCCTTCTTGGCTTAGAGAAAGCAAACAACCATATTTAGGAACCAACATGGCAAGGAACTACAGGCAGCCTCCTGGAGCTGAGGGTGGCCTCCAGCAAACAGCCTGCAGAGGCATCCTGCCAACAGTCAATGCTGAGGCCCTCAGTTATACAACCACAAGGAACAAAATTCTGCCGAAACACTTTTTTGTAAGTGATGTGTGCATCAAATAACTGACGTAAAACCAGTGTTTCTGTTTAGATTGGAGAAGTTTATTAGGTCAACAAAGAAACAAGCTCCAGCATGAAAGTCAAGGCAGTTGCTTGACACCATCATCCTGAAGGAAGAAGAACTCTGAGGTCACAGGTGAATTTTGCCACCTCACACTTCTTGAGGTAAATTCAGGGAGTTTTTAGGTTGAACGGTAGGTCAACAACAGACCATATTAGACTTCCACGATGAGGGTAATCATCACCC
This portion of the Vicugna pacos chromosome 1, VicPac4, whole genome shotgun sequence genome encodes:
- the LOC116286182 gene encoding keratin-associated protein 22-1-like, which translates into the protein MSFYNNYYGGLGYGYGGLGCGYGCGYGGYGYACYRPCCYGRYWSSGFY